The Planctomicrobium piriforme genome includes the window GTCGCCGCGAGTTGGAGGGGAGATGCACGACCAGCGGTTTGCCGATCAGGGCGCGGCGCGGGACTGCCGGCTCGGCCCACACCCGACTGTCGACGGAAACCGGGCTGTTGTCCCCCAGTACGAAGAACTCATCCGGTCCCAACTGCACCGGAGGGGCGTCTTTCTCCGCTTTGGAAACGTAGTAAACGTCCCGGGCCAGGGTCAGATTGGTCACCTGAAACGAGAGATTTGCCGCTCCTAACTGCAGCGGCATCCGAACCGGTAGCGGTTCCCCCTCCGCTTCGTAGGGGAACGGTTCCAGCGCAGGTGCGCCATTGATCGCCAAAGTTGCCTGATTGTCGAAGAGCGAAAAGTCGACCTGGATTTGATCGGTCGGCAGGTCCGGTTTCCATGTGCATTGCCGGACCGGGATCGGGTCGTCATTGCGGAGCAGCCGGCATTCCCGCGATCCAAAGTCGAGTACGGCGGCGAACATATTCGTCGAATCCCGCAGGCGGATTTCGATGCGCCCCTGTCCGGAGACCTGATGCAGGGTGAAGGAGGTGAAGAACTCATCGACGGTGTGTTCGCCGATTTCATCGACCGAGTTGTACCCCGATTCGTCAACCAGCGGGGCCAGGTGCGACTGCTCGAAAAGCTGATTGATCGCCAGTTGAAACTCTGGATCGTCGCAACGGGCCAGCCAGGTGCGGCGCTCGAGGTCGGACAGCACGCCGACGCAGGCAAGCCGCCCCTCCGCGAATTGAATGGAGGAATATTCCCCTTCCGGAAACGACAGCTTCACAGGCCACCTGGCGAGCGGAACTGAAGAAGAATGCCGCCCCCCGGCGCGAATCCAATGCCGGTACGTCAACCATTCGGTCTCAATTTGAGTTGGCCCGGCCAGGCCATCAAATGCCGGATTTTTGCCTGAAATTGACCACCGCGAGCGAGACTCAGCGGTCTGCCAGCCGGATTGGACATCAGTGTCGGCCCCCGAAGTGCGATTCACAAATCGGGCAAACGGAACCTTGATCGCCCGTTGCACGTCGAGCGGTTTGCGACAGAGAACTCCGTTCGCAAAGACCTCTCCACCACGGATTTCAATCTGCTCGCCGGGCAGGCCAGCCACGCGTTTCACATACGCTTCACGGGGCTCGGCGGGATTGCGGAAGACGATCACTTCCCACCGTCGCGGGTCACGAAACTCGTACGCGTGTTTGTGAACCAGCAACTGGTCACCTTCCGTCCGCGGCAGCGTCGAGAAGGGGATCGCCGTCAGAGAACAGTTCGGGCAACGAATATCCGACGGTTCTTCGAAGCCAATGTCGTATTTATCCCGAGCAATTGCTTCGGTGTCACTCGCTTCTTCAGAGGCACCCCGGGCGAATTCGAACCCGCAATCCGGGCAGACGACGCGGCGGTGATAGCCGAGCAGGGTTGGGGCCATCGACCCGGTCGAGATCATAAAGCCTTCGGCGGCAAACCCGCGGAACAGCAGGACCGCCACGGCCAAAAGCACGAACGACTCCACCACCTGGCGAAATGTGCCGGCGGCAGGCGTGGGCAGAACAGGAGCGGTCTGACGTATAAACGACATAGGTGACGTCTGGATCGGTTCTGCGCAACATCCGGATCATAACGGTTCTCGGGATTGTGTCGAGTTGAATCTTTTTGAGGAAAGTCGCATACGGTCGCAGTTGGTCGTTAGACTGGTACGGTAGTCCTGTCCGCACTGATGTTTGCAGCGGAAGGACCAAACGCTGCAGCGAGGAAATCTCAAGATGTCAAAGCCACTCCGCCCCACCTCGTCAGTCCGTCTGGGACAGTTACTCGCCCGAGTTCGGGCAGGGCTTGGTCAAGGTGCTGTCCGTCGGCGTCGACTTCGTCAAGGCGGAACCGAGAGACTGGAAGTTCGCACGTTGCTGACTGCGCCAGTCATCGGCAACTTCGCCGGCACGACGGGGTACGTCGAAAACGCACCAACGCAGCCGATCGATGCAGACGCGACGATCAACGACTCTGATTCTCCAGACTTCGATGGGGGACAAATGGTGGTTCGAATCACCGCCAACGCCAGTTCCTTCGATCGACTGGAGATCATCTCGCAAGGCAACGCAGCGGGACAAATCGGTGTTGCCGGCAATCAGGTGTCATTCGGCGGCGTCCCCATTGCGACTTTCGATGGGGGAACCGGTTCGACTCGTCTGGCAATCAATTTCAATGGCAACGCCAGCGTTGCGGCAGTGGAAAAACTTCTCCGACAGGTGGGCTTCAAATACCTGTCCGATATCGAGTCGCTGGCACCGCGCACTCTGCAGGTGACGCTGAGTGACGGAGACGGCTTTACGAGCGCAACGGCGACAAAAACTGTCAGCGTGATCTCGGTCAACGATGTGCCGAGCATCGGAGGTTTCGACGGAACTCTCGAAACGTCCGAAGGCATTCGCCAGGACCTGGTTCACGGCGTGCAGATTTTTGACGCTGACAAGTCCAATTACGACGGCGGGCAACTCGTTTTCACCATTACTCAAAATGGGGAAGTTGGCGATCAACTGATGGTCAATCAATCCGATGGACTGTCGGTGCAGGGAAATCAGGTCTTCTATCGAGGGCAGCAGTTCGCCACGTTCACCGGCGGTGACGCGGCCCATCCCCTGGTCTTCAGCCTGAATCAGTATGCTTTTGGCAATGCGATGCAGAAGCTGCTCAATCGCATTCATTTCCTGAACGACTCCGATGCTCCCTCCACCGCCGAGCGAACAGTCAAACTGGAATTCAGTGACGGCGATGGAGGAGTTGCAGAGCCGCAGTTTCGAAACATTCGCATTGCCCCAATCAACGACAATCCCCGTATTGCCAACTTTTTGGGGACGCTGGACTATCAGCAGTTCACTCCGCCAAAGTTGCTCGACTACAACGCCACCGTCGTGGATCCCGATGAGACCAATTTCGACGGCGGCCAGTTGATCGTCAGGATTTCCGAGAATGCAGCGACGGGAGATCGAGTATCGATTCTTCCTGAGGCCGCTGGTGCGGGAAAGATCACCATTTCTGGAAATGAAGTGAGTTTTGGCGGAGTGGTCATTGGCACTTTCAACGGCGGCACGCCCGGCGCGCCGCTGGTCGTCACCTTCAATGCGAACTCCAATTCCGCTTCCGTGCAACGGACGCTCCAGCGGATCGGCTTCAGCAATAATGTGTTTGATCACTTTGATCCCCCGAGCGGTCCTCGGACCATCAAGGTCACTTTGAGCGATGGCGACGGAGGGCAGAGTTCCGTCGTTTCAAAAACCGTTGTCGTCGACCCTGTGAATGAGCCGACCGTCATCAATCAGTTCGCGGGGCGGGTCACCTATACGGCCGGCGGCCCCGCAAAGCTCATCGACTATGACGCCACGATCAGCGATCCCGATGGGGGCCTCCCCGTCGGCGATCCGATGGGTGAGATCATCGTCAGATACACCCAGTTTTCCGAAGCCGGTGACCGGCTGACAATTGCCAGCGAGGGAACCGGGGCCGGCAAAGTGCAGGTCGATTCGGCAACCTCCCAGGTCTATTTTGGCGGTCTGCTCATCGGCCGATACGATCAGGGATCAGGCTCGTCTCGACTTCGGATCGTCTTTAACGCTGATGCAACTCAGGCGGCCATTCAACGCGTGTTGCAGCGCATTTCCTATTTCAGCGTGAGCGACACTCCATCGACGACTCCGCGACAGTTGGCAGTGACATTCAAGGACAGCCTGGGGACATCGTCCAAGCCCGTCTACAAAACGATCGACATCGCGACCTGACGCTTCGGGCCAGTGCGCCCCAACCGTCCGGTGGAGATCAATGGTCGCGACGGGTATGATGGCCCCTCGGCGACGGGCTGCATTCTGCGCCCCATCTCGCCCAACAACTTCTGCCTCGTTCCGACAATGGGCGAGGGGAGTTGGAAGTTCCACATCGACTCTGCCCCCTG containing:
- the lepB gene encoding signal peptidase I; protein product: MSFIRQTAPVLPTPAAGTFRQVVESFVLLAVAVLLFRGFAAEGFMISTGSMAPTLLGYHRRVVCPDCGFEFARGASEEASDTEAIARDKYDIGFEEPSDIRCPNCSLTAIPFSTLPRTEGDQLLVHKHAYEFRDPRRWEVIVFRNPAEPREAYVKRVAGLPGEQIEIRGGEVFANGVLCRKPLDVQRAIKVPFARFVNRTSGADTDVQSGWQTAESRSRWSISGKNPAFDGLAGPTQIETEWLTYRHWIRAGGRHSSSVPLARWPVKLSFPEGEYSSIQFAEGRLACVGVLSDLERRTWLARCDDPEFQLAINQLFEQSHLAPLVDESGYNSVDEIGEHTVDEFFTSFTLHQVSGQGRIEIRLRDSTNMFAAVLDFGSRECRLLRNDDPIPVRQCTWKPDLPTDQIQVDFSLFDNQATLAINGAPALEPFPYEAEGEPLPVRMPLQLGAANLSFQVTNLTLARDVYYVSKAEKDAPPVQLGPDEFFVLGDNSPVSVDSRVWAEPAVPRRALIGKPLVVHLPSNSRRLQWNGQNHDVRVPDFSRARVVR